A single genomic interval of Croceibacter atlanticus HTCC2559 harbors:
- the thiE gene encoding thiamine phosphate synthase produces the protein MNNATLSLMYVTDDSITNDIKFFEILEAALIGGASCIQLREKTCDTKTFYNRALQAKSLCEIYKVPLIINDRVDIALAVNADGVHLGQTDMPFKVARNLLGSTKIIGLSVSNVSQAIQAQTASEIDYIGVSPIFATQTKTRDLDAPLGIAGLIKICEVYKKPIVCIGGIHIYNATEIIKNGATGIAVVSAISKAENPEIATKTLKTKV, from the coding sequence ATGAATAATGCTACCCTGTCATTAATGTATGTAACAGATGATAGCATTACAAATGACATTAAATTTTTCGAGATTTTAGAAGCAGCTTTAATTGGTGGTGCTTCATGTATTCAATTAAGAGAAAAAACTTGCGACACAAAGACGTTTTACAACAGAGCTTTACAAGCTAAATCTCTATGTGAAATTTATAAAGTGCCGTTAATCATTAACGATCGTGTAGATATTGCTCTCGCTGTAAATGCAGATGGAGTTCACTTGGGACAAACAGACATGCCCTTTAAGGTAGCACGAAACTTGTTGGGAAGTACAAAAATTATAGGTCTTTCTGTAAGTAATGTCTCTCAAGCAATACAAGCTCAAACAGCTAGTGAAATAGATTATATAGGTGTATCTCCAATTTTTGCTACACAGACAAAAACAAGAGATTTAGACGCTCCTTTAGGAATTGCAGGACTTATTAAAATTTGTGAAGTTTATAAAAAACCTATAGTTTGTATAGGAGGAATACATATATACAATGCTACCGAGATAATTAAAAATGGCGCTACTGGTATTGCCGTAGTGTCTGCAATATCTAAAGCTGAAAACCCTGAAATAGCAACAAAAACATTAAAAACTAAAGTATGA
- the thiM gene encoding hydroxyethylthiazole kinase, with protein MNQIPSILTAIREKSPLVHNITNYVVMNNTANALLAIGASPVMAHAKEEVEDIVTISSALVINMGTLSKNWVEAMKLAAQKASKTKTPFVFDPVGVGASTYRTETAQEIIATYTPDVIRGNASEIMALTNSTLSTKGVDSTHNSLDAIQAAKQLSKELGNTIVISGEKDIIVTGEKVSTVSNGDALMAKITGMGCTATAMVGACIAVEGNTHLAATAAMAIMGVTGDITKNASNGPGSFQMNFLDNLHLLTSDQLSEYLILNE; from the coding sequence ATGAATCAAATTCCATCTATTTTAACTGCCATTAGGGAAAAATCTCCTTTAGTACATAACATTACCAATTATGTTGTTATGAACAATACGGCTAATGCTTTACTTGCTATAGGCGCATCTCCAGTAATGGCTCACGCTAAAGAAGAAGTAGAAGATATTGTGACAATTTCTTCAGCTTTAGTTATAAATATGGGAACTTTAAGCAAAAATTGGGTAGAGGCTATGAAACTAGCTGCTCAAAAAGCAAGCAAAACAAAAACACCATTTGTGTTTGATCCTGTTGGAGTAGGAGCATCTACCTACAGAACAGAAACTGCTCAAGAAATTATTGCTACATATACACCAGATGTTATACGTGGTAACGCTTCAGAAATTATGGCGTTAACAAATTCTACATTGTCTACTAAAGGCGTAGATAGTACTCACAACTCCTTAGATGCCATACAAGCTGCTAAACAACTCTCTAAAGAATTAGGAAATACAATAGTTATTAGTGGAGAAAAAGATATTATAGTTACTGGAGAAAAGGTAAGTACAGTTTCAAACGGAGATGCATTAATGGCTAAAATTACAGGTATGGGTTGTACTGCGACAGCGATGGTAGGTGCGTGTATAGCTGTTGAAGGCAATACACATTTAGCTGCTACAGCTGCAATGGCTATTATGGGTGTTACTGGAGATATTACTAAGAACGCATCTAATGGTCCTGGTAGTTTTCAAATGAATTTTTTAGATAACCTTCACCTTTTAACTTCAGATCAACTTTCAGAATACTTAATCTTAAATGAATAA
- a CDS encoding SIMPL domain-containing protein: MKYLSAIIFAIAIVVASIFLGNAYADRNKVNNSIEVTGLGKTDFSSDLIVWEGRFGAQDINLKQAYITLEQNKATIDDYLSSKGINDNQLIYSAVKTNQKNKQVYSENGNYVGEEFVGYELTQSIKIESKDVDKIEKLSREITELLNQGVKFYSEPPRYYYTKLADLKIEMISKATEDARIRAEKISEFSGGNLGELQSARMGIFQITGQNSNEDYSWGGTYNTSSREKTASITMKLNYEID, translated from the coding sequence ATGAAATATTTAAGTGCCATTATTTTTGCTATTGCAATAGTTGTAGCTTCAATCTTCTTAGGAAATGCCTATGCAGATAGAAACAAGGTAAATAACAGTATAGAAGTAACAGGCTTAGGAAAAACAGACTTTTCTTCAGATCTTATAGTTTGGGAAGGTAGGTTCGGAGCACAGGACATTAACCTTAAACAAGCCTATATAACCTTAGAGCAAAATAAGGCAACTATAGATGATTACTTATCATCTAAAGGTATAAATGACAATCAGTTAATTTATAGTGCAGTAAAAACAAATCAAAAAAACAAACAAGTTTATTCTGAAAATGGAAACTATGTAGGCGAAGAATTTGTTGGTTATGAACTTACACAATCTATTAAAATAGAATCTAAAGATGTAGATAAGATAGAAAAACTGTCTAGAGAAATAACTGAATTATTAAACCAAGGCGTGAAGTTTTACTCTGAACCACCACGCTATTACTATACAAAACTAGCAGATCTAAAAATTGAAATGATTTCAAAAGCTACTGAAGATGCAAGAATAAGAGCAGAAAAAATATCTGAATTCTCTGGCGGAAACCTTGGCGAACTACAATCTGCAAGAATGGGAATCTTTCAAATTACGGGTCAAAACTCAAATGAAGATTATTCTTGGGGCGGCACTTATAATACAAGTTCTAGAGAAAAAACGGCATCAATCACAATGAAACTCAACTATGAGATAGATTAG